In one Phyllostomus discolor isolate MPI-MPIP mPhyDis1 chromosome 8, mPhyDis1.pri.v3, whole genome shotgun sequence genomic region, the following are encoded:
- the LOC114502401 gene encoding keratin-associated protein 17-1: MGCCPGDCFGCCPQEENCCEMCCCQPSCCGCCGSCCGSCCGCGGSGCGGSGCGGGGGCCGSSCCGGSGCGGGGCGGGCCGSCCGSGCCGSTGCCGPVCCQPTPVCDTK; encoded by the coding sequence ATGGGGTGCTGCCCCGGGGACTGCTTCGGCTGCTGCCCTCAAGAGGAAAATTGCTGTGAAATGTGCTGCTGTCAGCCctcctgctgtggctgctgcGGGTCCTGCTGCGGATCTTGCTGTGGTTGCGGAGGCTCAGGCTGCGGAGGCTCGGGCTgcggaggcggaggcggctgCTGCGGGTCTTCCTGCTGCGGCGGATCTGGCTGCGGGGGAGGTGGCTGCGGGGGCGGTTGCTGCGGGAGCTGCTGCGGATCCGGTTGCTGCGGCTCCACTGGGTGCTGCGGCCCTGTTTGCTGCCAGCCCACCCCTGTCTGCGACACGAAATGA